One part of the Algibacter sp. L1A34 genome encodes these proteins:
- the cydB gene encoding cytochrome d ubiquinol oxidase subunit II — MELFWYIVLMTMLAIYVILDGYDFGAGIIHLFFAKTEKDKKAITNAIGPFWDANEVWLIASGGVLFFAFPTLYASSFSGFYLPLMMILWLLIFRAIGLELRGQVHNRMWEAIWDKAFGISSLLLALFFGVALGNVVRGVNLGNVVDGVSTHEAHFFFLPLWNPTLSPHAEELGIIDWFTLLLGIIGVVSLAIHGANWIIFKTNSDLNKKLRKVIFNLNIVLLVLVIVSISIWHLIEPKPFHNFFEHPWLWIFPIITLTGLFGLFRIKSFKKDGYGFIFSSLFLFGGLTTTVSSIFPKVLPSTNSINPDLTLYNVAAHEYGLTVGVYWFAIAAALVAVYMFIQYKVFNGKMDDVGYGEH; from the coding sequence ATGGAATTATTTTGGTATATCGTTTTAATGACCATGTTGGCTATTTATGTTATTTTAGATGGTTACGATTTTGGTGCAGGCATCATTCATTTGTTTTTTGCAAAAACTGAAAAAGATAAAAAAGCAATCACTAACGCTATCGGTCCATTTTGGGATGCTAACGAGGTTTGGCTTATTGCTTCTGGAGGTGTTTTATTTTTTGCATTCCCTACCTTATATGCATCATCTTTTAGTGGGTTTTACTTACCGTTAATGATGATTTTGTGGCTTTTAATTTTTAGAGCTATTGGTTTAGAATTACGCGGACAGGTACACAACCGCATGTGGGAAGCCATTTGGGATAAAGCCTTTGGTATTTCAAGTTTACTTTTGGCACTTTTCTTTGGTGTTGCCTTAGGTAATGTAGTTCGTGGTGTAAACTTAGGAAATGTTGTAGATGGAGTTTCCACGCACGAAGCACATTTTTTCTTTTTACCACTTTGGAATCCAACGCTTAGCCCACACGCCGAGGAATTAGGTATCATAGATTGGTTTACACTCTTGCTAGGTATTATTGGTGTCGTTTCTTTAGCTATTCATGGTGCAAACTGGATTATTTTCAAAACCAATTCAGACTTAAATAAAAAATTGAGAAAAGTAATTTTCAATCTTAATATCGTCCTTCTAGTTTTAGTAATAGTTTCTATTTCAATTTGGCATCTTATTGAACCTAAACCTTTTCATAATTTCTTTGAACATCCTTGGTTATGGATATTCCCAATAATAACCTTAACAGGTTTGTTCGGTTTATTCCGAATAAAATCATTCAAAAAAGATGGGTATGGGTTTATATTTTCATCGTTATTTTTATTCGGAGGGTTAACAACAACAGTATCTTCTATTTTCCCAAAAGTATTGCCTTCAACAAATAGTATAAATCCAGATTTAACACTTTACAATGTTGCTGCACATGAATATGGATTAACCGTTGGAGTATACTGGTTTGCTATTGCTGCTGCCCTAGTTGCTGTTTATATGTTTATTCAATACAAAGTTTTTAACGGAAAAATGGATGATGTAGGTTACGGCGAACATTAA
- a CDS encoding alkaline phosphatase produces MNRRKFFKNGSLFALGASLLNPFDLSATNLDLDIINKNKKAKNIIILVSDGMSNGTLNMADLYLSRKTGKGSNWLQLYKDNKVSRALMDMASASSIVTDSAAASSSWGSGFRINNGGLNIGTKGETYLPIWQKFKKAGKMAGCVTTVPITHATPAGFCVNSKSRNDQEGIAEKYLQLKFDVMMGGGNNYFSADYRKDKVDMYQKFEEEGYRVVKSRDEMLATNNEKPILGVFNNDGLPYTVDRNNSKELTQKIPTLGEMTQKAIDRMKNNDAGFVLQVEAGKVDWAAHGNDIAGLIYDQTAHDEAVKVAMDFAEKDENTLVIITTDHGNSNPGVIYGKDANKQFDSIQQYKHTNDWILNGFGKESSTSQVKERIEYANNIAVTDKEAKLLLSYYTSIKSVDGLYNYKHLPFNELAQIQKQHNSVGWISMNHSADYVELAMFGPGSDLLKPFIKNTDLHYLMLEAAEIENSY; encoded by the coding sequence ATGAATAGAAGAAAATTTTTTAAAAACGGATCTCTTTTTGCACTTGGTGCATCATTATTAAATCCTTTTGATTTAAGTGCAACGAACTTAGACCTTGATATAATCAATAAAAATAAAAAAGCCAAAAACATCATTATTTTAGTAAGTGATGGTATGAGTAACGGAACTCTAAACATGGCCGATTTATACCTTTCCAGAAAAACAGGCAAAGGAAGTAATTGGCTTCAATTATATAAAGATAACAAGGTAAGTAGAGCCTTAATGGATATGGCTTCGGCAAGTTCTATTGTTACAGATTCTGCTGCTGCAAGTTCCTCTTGGGGAAGTGGTTTTAGAATAAATAATGGCGGCTTAAATATTGGAACCAAAGGTGAAACATATCTTCCTATTTGGCAAAAATTTAAAAAGGCTGGTAAAATGGCAGGTTGTGTAACTACTGTACCAATAACGCATGCAACCCCTGCAGGTTTTTGTGTAAATAGTAAAAGTAGAAATGACCAAGAAGGTATTGCTGAAAAATACTTACAGCTAAAATTTGATGTGATGATGGGTGGAGGAAATAATTACTTTTCTGCCGATTATAGAAAAGACAAGGTAGATATGTACCAAAAATTTGAAGAAGAAGGCTATCGAGTGGTTAAATCTAGAGATGAAATGCTAGCAACAAACAATGAGAAACCTATTTTAGGAGTTTTTAATAATGATGGGTTACCTTATACTGTGGATAGAAATAATAGTAAAGAACTCACTCAAAAAATTCCAACTTTAGGTGAAATGACACAAAAAGCAATCGACCGCATGAAAAATAATGATGCAGGTTTTGTGTTACAAGTAGAAGCAGGTAAAGTAGATTGGGCAGCTCATGGTAATGATATTGCTGGTTTAATATACGATCAAACAGCTCATGATGAAGCTGTAAAAGTAGCCATGGATTTTGCTGAAAAGGATGAAAACACACTAGTTATAATTACTACAGATCATGGAAATTCAAACCCAGGCGTTATTTATGGTAAAGATGCCAATAAACAATTTGACAGCATTCAGCAATACAAACACACTAATGATTGGATTTTAAATGGTTTTGGAAAGGAGTCCAGTACATCTCAAGTTAAAGAGCGTATTGAATACGCCAATAATATTGCAGTAACAGATAAAGAGGCTAAATTACTTTTGAGCTACTATACTTCTATTAAATCGGTAGATGGTCTATATAATTACAAACATTTACCTTTTAATGAATTAGCTCAAATTCAAAAACAACACAACTCTGTTGGATGGATTAGTATGAATCATTCTGCTGATTATGTTGAACTTGCCATGTTTGGTCCTGGAAGTGATTTATTAAAACCATTTATAAAAAACACCGACTTGCATTATTTAATGCTAGAAGCTGCTGAAATTGAAAACAGCTACTAA
- a CDS encoding EamA family transporter, with product MWMYLGLLAALFLGLHNLCKKHAVQGNEVFPVLLGTVSSGFIFVLPFYLISVYNPEYAKEIGFLITKISWTIHGFIFIKSAIMACSWVLAYQALKHLPITIVTPIRSAGPFFTFIGAILIYQERPNALQWVGFFLIIFSVLLYSKIGKKEGINFRSNKWIFAIIAATFLGASSGLYDKFLIQSLHLNPQTLIFWFCFYVILILLVILSITWFPYAEKRRAFKFRWSIPAVGILLQAADYFYFKALQDPDALIMLLSAIKRSQILIAVVVGGLIFKEQNKRKKLVPLAGILLGVFFILYS from the coding sequence ATGTGGATGTATTTAGGGCTTTTAGCCGCGTTATTTTTAGGGTTACATAACTTATGTAAAAAACATGCCGTACAAGGCAATGAAGTCTTTCCTGTGCTTTTAGGCACGGTAAGCTCTGGATTTATATTTGTTTTACCTTTTTACTTAATTTCGGTATATAATCCAGAATATGCCAAGGAAATTGGTTTTCTTATCACGAAAATCTCATGGACTATTCATGGTTTTATTTTTATAAAATCGGCTATCATGGCATGTTCTTGGGTACTAGCTTATCAGGCCTTAAAGCATTTACCTATTACTATTGTAACACCAATTAGATCGGCAGGACCATTCTTTACTTTTATTGGCGCGATTCTTATTTATCAAGAACGCCCAAACGCTTTGCAATGGGTTGGTTTTTTTCTTATTATATTTTCAGTGTTATTATATTCAAAAATAGGAAAGAAAGAAGGTATTAACTTTAGAAGCAATAAATGGATTTTCGCTATAATCGCTGCCACATTTCTAGGCGCTTCTAGTGGCTTGTACGACAAATTCTTGATCCAGAGTTTACATCTAAATCCGCAAACCTTAATCTTTTGGTTTTGCTTTTATGTCATTCTTATTTTACTTGTTATTTTATCTATTACATGGTTTCCTTATGCCGAAAAACGAAGAGCCTTTAAATTTCGTTGGTCTATTCCTGCAGTTGGAATTTTACTCCAAGCCGCAGATTATTTCTACTTTAAAGCGCTTCAAGATCCCGATGCATTAATTATGTTACTTTCTGCTATAAAAAGAAGTCAGATTTTAATAGCTGTGGTTGTGGGCGGACTTATATTTAAGGAGCAAAACAAACGAAAAAAACTGGTTCCACTTGCTGGTATTCTATTAGGTGTGTTTTTTATTTTATACTCTTAA
- a CDS encoding MauE/DoxX family redox-associated membrane protein, with translation MKHFWNILRILLAIFMIYAGAQHFIKADFFNPFVPDFMVYKTFIIYASGFVEVILGMLLLIPKYKYTAATGILVLMVCFLPIHIWDVFSNTPAIGSHKAALIRLPIQFILIALAYKFSKIKN, from the coding sequence ATGAAACATTTTTGGAATATTTTACGAATACTACTAGCCATATTTATGATATATGCAGGAGCTCAACATTTTATAAAAGCAGATTTTTTTAATCCTTTTGTTCCCGACTTTATGGTATATAAAACCTTTATTATTTATGCATCAGGATTTGTAGAAGTTATTCTTGGTATGCTGTTACTTATACCAAAATATAAATATACAGCTGCCACCGGAATATTAGTTTTAATGGTATGCTTTCTGCCCATACATATATGGGATGTGTTTTCTAATACGCCAGCAATTGGAAGTCACAAAGCAGCATTAATACGATTACCAATACAGTTTATCTTAATAGCACTGGCATATAAATTTTCAAAAATTAAGAACTAA
- a CDS encoding TetR/AcrR family transcriptional regulator, with product MAKLQKSIDKRNALIKATIELVNNDGFHATPMSKIAKMAKVSPATIYLYFENKQDLVNQTYVDVKAEYTKYAFETYDESMPVEAGFELIWKRIADFKLKECEHAMFLAQCDNTPMIDETSRQEGIKHLQPLLDLWERGRKEGVIKPLSDYLLYAYAINPLSFLMMTQKRGAFQLNKTHLEEAYQSAWNSIKFCK from the coding sequence ATGGCTAAACTTCAAAAAAGCATAGATAAGCGTAATGCACTTATAAAAGCTACAATAGAGCTTGTAAACAACGATGGTTTCCATGCTACACCTATGAGTAAAATAGCTAAAATGGCAAAGGTATCGCCTGCTACTATTTATCTATATTTTGAAAACAAGCAGGATTTAGTAAACCAAACCTATGTAGACGTTAAAGCAGAATATACCAAATATGCATTTGAAACTTATGATGAAAGTATGCCTGTTGAAGCTGGTTTCGAATTAATATGGAAGCGCATAGCCGATTTTAAACTAAAAGAGTGCGAACACGCAATGTTTTTAGCACAATGTGATAATACACCCATGATTGATGAAACAAGCAGACAGGAAGGTATTAAACACTTACAGCCTCTACTCGACCTTTGGGAACGCGGTAGAAAGGAAGGCGTTATAAAACCACTATCAGATTATCTTTTATATGCCTATGCTATAAATCCGTTATCATTTTTAATGATGACTCAAAAACGTGGTGCATTTCAATTAAATAAAACACATTTAGAAGAGGCTTATCAATCGGCTTGGAACAGTATAAAATTTTGTAAATAG
- a CDS encoding NAD(P)H-binding protein, with protein MKKTAIILGATGLTGSIILQKLIEDDRYDSIKLFSRSKIEGLPSIVTQFTGNLLKLDEFKGDFTANEVYCCIGTTAKKTPDKTLYKQIDYGIPVAAATLSKQNNIPSFLVISAMGANKNSKVFYNKTKGEMEHDVLQQNIKNTFILRPSLIGGERKERRLLEKMGLAIFQVIEPLFIGKLKQYKVINAESIAQAMINLANSTSHAEVIITSNDIKQISINN; from the coding sequence ATGAAAAAAACAGCAATTATATTAGGTGCAACCGGTTTAACCGGAAGTATAATTCTTCAAAAATTGATTGAAGATGATAGATATGATAGCATTAAACTGTTTTCTCGTTCTAAAATTGAAGGTTTACCAAGTATTGTAACACAATTTACTGGTAATCTTTTAAAATTGGATGAATTTAAAGGAGATTTTACAGCAAACGAGGTGTATTGTTGCATTGGCACAACAGCAAAAAAAACACCAGATAAAACGCTTTATAAACAAATAGATTATGGTATTCCTGTAGCGGCCGCAACTCTTTCAAAACAAAATAACATACCCTCTTTTTTAGTAATTTCAGCAATGGGTGCTAATAAAAACAGTAAAGTATTTTACAACAAAACAAAAGGAGAAATGGAACACGATGTGTTGCAACAAAACATAAAAAACACTTTTATTTTGAGACCATCTTTAATTGGTGGCGAAAGAAAAGAGCGCAGACTATTAGAAAAAATGGGGCTGGCTATTTTCCAAGTCATTGAACCCTTATTTATAGGGAAATTAAAACAATACAAAGTTATAAATGCTGAAAGTATAGCGCAAGCAATGATAAATTTAGCGAACAGTACAAGTCATGCCGAAGTCATTATTACTTCAAACGATATAAAACAAATTTCAATAAATAACTAA
- a CDS encoding nitroreductase family protein, which translates to MELLDKLKWRYAAKAMNGKKVSEDKIQRILEAARLAPTSSGLQPFEIFVIKNQDIKEQIKPIAWNQSVITDCSHLLVFAAWDTYTADRINHMFDLTNKIRGFENKGWEDYRQMLLNSYPQKDAEENFNHAAKQAYIAFAEALTAAAFEGVDATPLEGFDPAAVDKILGLREKGLRSAVLLPLGYRKDDADWLVNLVKVRKPMEELVTVID; encoded by the coding sequence ATGGAATTATTAGACAAATTAAAATGGAGATATGCTGCAAAAGCAATGAATGGAAAAAAAGTTTCAGAAGACAAAATACAACGTATTCTAGAAGCTGCTCGTTTAGCTCCAACATCGAGTGGATTGCAACCATTTGAAATTTTTGTTATTAAAAATCAAGATATAAAGGAACAAATTAAACCTATAGCTTGGAATCAATCTGTAATTACAGACTGCTCTCACCTACTCGTTTTTGCTGCTTGGGATACATACACAGCAGATAGAATTAACCACATGTTCGATTTAACAAACAAAATTCGTGGTTTCGAAAACAAAGGTTGGGAAGATTATCGCCAAATGTTATTAAATTCTTACCCTCAAAAAGATGCGGAAGAGAACTTTAATCACGCGGCAAAACAAGCTTATATAGCTTTTGCAGAGGCGCTAACTGCTGCAGCTTTCGAAGGTGTAGATGCTACGCCATTAGAAGGTTTTGATCCTGCTGCTGTAGATAAAATTTTAGGCTTACGCGAAAAAGGACTACGTAGTGCGGTTTTATTGCCTCTTGGTTATAGAAAGGACGATGCAGATTGGTTAGTAAATCTTGTAAAGGTTAGAAAACCTATGGAAGAATTAGTAACAGTAATAGACTAA